Part of the Zingiber officinale cultivar Zhangliang chromosome 8A, Zo_v1.1, whole genome shotgun sequence genome, AGGCCATGGCCCTTTGGGAAACTACCAAACACCAAATTAAGTACTTTGGCATCAAACATATTCTGTATTAAATTGAACAGCATGGAATCTTCAATCTTCTCATTCATTTCAGATAGAATCTTAGAGAGAATTAGCTGGTCAGCTTCTTGGTTGATGAATAATGTAAACCACCAATTGTGATTACTAATCTCCTTCCCAACATAGTTTAAGGCTGATCTTTGCCCTCTTCCACTGCGGCAACCATGAGATATTTTAGAGAAATGTTGTCTGTAGACAACTTCCAGAACTAATCTAATAGCTTCTTGCACAATTTTGAGCTTCAACTTAGGAAGTGTCAAAcactccttcttcttgctctttGATATAATTGATGTGGTGTGTAATTTCACATCAAAATCACCAGTTGCTAGCTGCTCTGCTAAGGAGTTGAAACAAATATCGTCCTTCTTTGATGTCATGTTGATATTAGAGTTAAGTCTAATTATATCGTAAGTGTCAGAGAGGGTATCAACATTAGCAATGACTTTGTTCATTAGATCATAATACTTCCCATTAAAGAAGTGTGCTTTCACCCTCTTCTTGATTCGAAGTTCAATTAGACGCTTGTGCTCCATCCTGCTCAGAGGCTTCTCTTTATGCAAAGTCAAAGATTCATCAGGTAGGCATGCTAAGCTCTTTGCCAACGACATCCCCTGCCTAGTCCTATCATTAGCATTTTCAAACTCTTCAAGCATGAAATTCGCCGCAGAATATCTCTTTCTTCCATCCCACTTGCCTGTTGCACAGGTAGAGAGCTCCGTTAGCACAAACTCGAGTGAAAGGCACCACGCAAGTGTCAAAAAAGAAAAGGCTGATGTGAGAAGATACCTTTAAGCATGAAAGCTGGACCGAGACAAGCATCAACCTTCAGGAGCAAAGAGGATGAGCTCAGGAGAACTCGCCCCCTTGCTGCAATCCACATTGCGTGAATACTGTATGGAATCGTAATTTTACGTTCAATGCAGCATTCTATCGAGCACATGAAGCACGCGTCTTTCTTCTAGTTGATCTTACCAACTATTAACCCCCATCGCTAAACATGCATATCCACTTACATTCCTTCCAGAAGTGTGACTAGTTTCAGATCGACAAGTAGTCAAAGTCGATTCTTTTACTATTAAAACGATTAAATTCACAGTGTAGGAAAGCCGTGAGGAACAGTTTTGATGAAAACAATACAAAAGTTGGCAGTAAATTTATCTGGAAATGAAAAACCGTTCTAGATCACGCGACATCGTGGAACGAAATCAAAGATACCTTTTCAACTCGAACTCGACCTCAATCGTGGCGGAGAGATTGGTCATCGCCGCTGAAAGGAAACCGAGGTCCGGGCGAACTATTTTTCGGCGTTCAGATTGGACAGTgttagaggagctggaggcgcggCAGTGGCCGCAAGAGGGGACTCGCCGTCGCCGACGAGTACGCGTCGGGCAGGCTCGAGGCGGCCAAGTAGTGAATATGGAATCCTCTTAAATAGCAACAATCGGCAATGCCATCGCTAAAAGGGAGTAGCTAAATGGGCCGAGCTCGGTCGGCCCATCTCAGCACATTACGATCGTCTGGTTCGTCCACAACAACGAATTCATTTAAACCGCTCAGCCCATACAGACTAAACCCATTCAATTCGACAGgctcttttagaaattataatgcGTTATAAAAAAAAAGtgcaaataaagaaaaaaaaaaatctaaaatgttATTGGGGATAACTACCACAAAATAAGCACAGCAACAGAATTCTATTCGATGAAACGGGTCAGTTCCTATCTTACATGCTTCCTGCAAAAAGTGTGCTTTCGTAGTCCCAAACCAGCACATTTTCCCGTCTTTAGAGTATGTGTCTATATAGGCAATACTAAAACACTACGAACCGCCATCAGTGAGCTTGCAGGCGCAGTGGAAGTGGTCAGCTTGCTTCACCCCAGTGCATGGCTTTCGAACGTCCTCCGAACCGTCGTCCATACCCTCAACTACAAACTTCTTCCTCTACTGCCTTTCCTCCATTAGCAGCCTCGGGACAGAGTGTGCTCCACGACGACACCAGATTCATGCTCCGCAAGACACGGCGCTGCCCCCGAGTTCAAGCTCTTCACAGCCCCGGCCACACAATGCACGCCATAGTTCACACAAAGCAGTGGGCAACAAGAAAGTCAGTTATTTAATCATGGCAACCAGCTACACCAGGTCCAACTGATTCGAACAAACAAGTTAACTAAAACTATGTTTGTAAAATTGAAGGAAAACAATAATAATCAAGAAATGATTTGGATAATTTAAGTTACAGAGTAGGCTACTCCAAGCTCAAAGCGCTTCGATGTTACAAGTACTGAATAGAAATTACAAGTCGTCGATATGAATATCAACGCTGGCTAATTCTCAGCTGTGCTACATTGTCCACTGCCTACAAGACTAACAACATCAATACTTCCCCGGAACACTTGCAGCtattccagaactgcatggcatCGGCCCTTCCTATCTTCCATAAGGATGATATCTGCCAGCGCCGCCTATGCCAGGGCCCGAGCTGGTCCTGCCACCATAGTGTCCTGAGCCATAACTGTTCCCAGGTGAACCATAGCCAGCGCCAGCACCACCACCGCCACCATAGCTAGAACCACCATAACTCCCAGCTTCGCGCCCATATCCACCACCTACACTACCTCCATACCCGCTGCCATATCCTCCACCGTATGAACCGAAACGACTAGAATATCCAGCGGAAGACGCTCCACGATAGTCTCCTAAGCTACCTCCGTATCCGCCATAACTACCACCGTATTCACTAGCAGCACCCCCAAAACCACCATAACCACCAGGTCTAGGCCCAAAACTAGCTGGTGTCCTGTAGGATGAAGGACCATAGCCACCAGCACTGCCAAAGCTGCCGCCACCGCTGCCATATGAGCTACCAAAGCTGCCACCAGAGCTACCACCATACGAGCCACCAAAGCTGCCAGCACCACCACCATACGAACCACCAAAGCTGCCAGCATTGTCGCCAAAGTGACGAGTCCTAGATTCACCGCCAAAAGAAGGTGGGGCATTGCCAGGCTTCTTTGGTTCAGCCTTCTTGATTTCAACCTAAAAATGAAACAATGTCATCAACAGAGCCCGTACAAAGGGCATACAGAGTTGAAGTAAACTTGGCTcaacaaaagaaaactaattactgGTTCGATTGGTTTGAGATACTAAGAAAAATTGTATCAAAATTCTAGAAGACAAAAACTATCCCCATGCTAATGTTAAACTGTCTATCAAATCTTGCACTAACTCACCTTAGTGCCAGCTAGATCAATCATATTT contains:
- the LOC122008845 gene encoding heterogeneous nuclear ribonucleoprotein A1, A2/B1 homolog; translated protein: MGSRMQEHDGASPAKIFVGGLPKDTSLEAFVKHFEQYGEIVDSVIMKDRHTNKPRGFGFITYKDASIVDKVIEDSHVFNGKMVEIKRTIPKGAAPLKDFKTRKIFVGGIPTTLSEDQFKNYFSEFGRVEEHEIIRDHTTNRSRGFGFIVFENEKDVDDLLAKKGNMIDLAGTKVEIKKAEPKKPGNAPPSFGGESRTRHFGDNAGSFGGSYGGGAGSFGGSYGGSSGGSFGSSYGSGGGSFGSAGGYGPSSYRTPASFGPRPGGYGGFGGAASEYGGSYGGYGGSLGDYRGASSAGYSSRFGSYGGGYGSGYGGSVGGGYGREAGSYGGSSYGGGGGAGAGYGSPGNSYGSGHYGGRTSSGPGIGGAGRYHPYGR